In Mercenaria mercenaria strain notata chromosome 13, MADL_Memer_1, whole genome shotgun sequence, a single window of DNA contains:
- the LOC123528588 gene encoding protein shisa-5-like, whose amino-acid sequence MSASIFWILLLYTLACVVSMTESTTCWYNGYDGRTYFYCPSGGCCGTYGDQYCCTRTGTIVGAVIGCLAFIIVVASIITCCCCACCPVYQYRSQGTIVSAHRAGPNYQTMPDSSPYTSPYPPNTGPYTAKPAGEYTAPPPYQV is encoded by the exons ATGTCTGCCTCAATATTTTGGATTTTACTTTTATACACTTTag CTTGTGTGGTGTCCATGACGGAAAGCACCACGTGTTGGTATAACGGTTATGACGGCAGAACATACTTTTACTGTCCGAGCGGCGGCTGTTGTGGAACCTATGGAGATCAGTACTGCTGCAC GAGAACTGGAACAATTGTCGGCGCTGTGATTGGCTGTCTGGCTTTTATTATCGTAGTTGCGTCTATAATCACGTGTTGTTGCTGCGCGTGCTGTCCGGTCTATCAGTACAGGTCACAGGGTACAATTGTATCCGCTCATCGCGCAG gACCAAACTACCAGACGATGCCCGACTCTTCCCCTTACACATCCCCATACCCACCAAACACTGGACCTTACACAGCCAAACCAGCGGGCGAATATACGGCTCCACcgccataccaagtttga